A genomic window from Montipora capricornis isolate CH-2021 chromosome 8, ASM3666992v2, whole genome shotgun sequence includes:
- the LOC138013984 gene encoding loricrin-like, whose product MVVTVVVVVTVIVLVTVVVVVVEVTVVVVVKVVTGRGGHSSCGGHGCHSGRGGHSSCGGYGGHSGRSGHSSCGGYGGDSHRIRRGGHSSCGGRSGLSTCGGRTGHSSCGGYGAHSGGSGYSSCGSRGGHGGQYLCGRGGYGGHSGRYGGDSDRICHNSCVVHGGRCSHSSCGGPSGHSSCGGLGGHSSCGGHGGHSSCGAYGGYSGRSGHSSCGGHVSHSSCGGHVGHSGLSRGGCGGDSDRIGHGGHSSCGGRGGHSSCGGHVGHSSCGGRSGHSSCGGHVSCGCYGGDSDRIGHNSCGGHGGCGDHMCPAKQHRAGKERASPSTRKAIALAVNNQVTEKSMALVSHVRG is encoded by the exons atggtggtcacagtagttgtggtggtgacagtgatcgtattggtcacagtagttgtggtggtcgtggaggtaacagtagttgtggtggtcaagGTGGTCactggtcgtggtggtcacagtagttgtggtggtcatggttgtcacagtggtcgtggtggtcacagtagttgtggtggttatggtggtcacagtggtcgtagtggtcacagtagttgtggtggttatggtggtgacagtcaTCGTATtcgtcgtggtggtcacagtagttgtggtggtcgtagtggtctCAGTACTTGTGGTGGTCGTactggtcacagtagttgtggtggttatggtgctCACAGTGGTGGTAGTGGTTACAGTAGTTGTGGTagtcgtggtggtcatggtggtcagtACTTGTG tggtcgtggtggttatggtggtcacagtggtcgttatggtggtgacagtgatcgtatttGTCACAATAGCTGTGTTGTTCATGGTGGTCGTTgtagtcacagtagttgtggtggtcctagtggtcacagtagttgtggtggtcttggtggtcacagtagttgtggtggtcatggtggtcacagtagttgtggtgctTATGGTGGTTacagtggtcgtagtggtcacagtagttgtggtggtcatgtgagtcacagtagttgtggtggtcatgttGGTCACAGTGGTCTTAGTCGTGGTGGTtgtggtggtgacagtgatcgtattggtcatggtggtcacagtagttgtggtggtcgtggaggtcacagtagttgtggtggtcatgttggtcacagtagttgtggtggtcgtagtggtcacagtagttgtggtggtcatgttAGTTGTGGttgttatggtggtgacagtgatcgtattggtcacaatagctgtggtggtcatggtggttgtggtgatcaca tgtgtcctgcaaagcaacacagagctggaaaagaaagagcatcGCCATCTACCAGAAAAgccattgctcttgctgtgaacaaccaggtcacagaaaaatccatggctctcgtatcacatgtcagaggttaa